From the genome of Candidatus Nitrosocosmicus oleophilus, one region includes:
- a CDS encoding YncE family protein, whose translation MIIPISDIYKVFAQERVISIIPVEDNPVGVAYNPSYNNVYVANHGSNTVSVINENNVVVDTIPVGDSPFGIAYNADNGNMYVTNLFSDTVSVIDDSNVVVDTIPVGNGPIGVAHNEGNGNMYVTNFISRSLSVSDENNVVVDTIVVRGLPSGVEYNPSYNNMYVTLFSSESVLVLNEDNVVVDTIVVGFSPFFIEYNCFVA comes from the coding sequence ATGATAATTCCAATTTCAGACATTTACAAGGTATTTGCTCAAGAAAGAGTAATATCCATTATACCTGTAGAAGATAATCCTGTTGGAGTAGCGTACAACCCTAGCTATAACAATGTGTATGTAGCAAATCATGGTTCAAACACAGTCTCTGTTATAAATGAAAACAATGTGGTGGTTGATACCATACCAGTTGGGGATAGTCCTTTTGGTATAGCATATAATGCGGATAACGGTAACATGTACGTAACAAATCTCTTTTCAGATACAGTGTCTGTAATAGATGATAGTAATGTGGTGGTTGATACCATACCAGTTGGCAATGGTCCAATTGGTGTAGCACATAACGAAGGCAATGGTAACATGTACGTAACAAACTTTATTTCAAGAAGCTTGTCGGTTTCAGATGAAAACAATGTTGTGGTTGATACGATAGTGGTCAGGGGTTTGCCGAGTGGAGTAGAGTACAACCCTAGCTATAACAACATGTATGTAACACTTTTTAGCTCAGAATCTGTATTAGTTTTAAATGAAGATAACGTCGTGGTTGATACGATAGTGGTAGGATTTAGCCCATTTTTTATTGAATACAACTGCTTTGTTGCATAA
- a CDS encoding PQQ-dependent sugar dehydrogenase → MLKKTSSKLFVLSALCIFLLFYSNYSTINLSYGAYAKAPVAPNGPTVKDKVLKVEKVTDGLEKPTSMAFLGPNDILVTEKETGKVMHVIDGQIQDTPAIDVSVATDIERGLLGIALAKQPDGKIYVFLSYTESGNDADGSDFEDNVDPSGNRLYRYEYVDGQLENPTLLLDLTAIPDNGRGEHNGGKIRIGPDNNVYYIVGEVGGHRTQAQNIEDGPEPNGLGGVLRVTQDGDIVKGDVIFGDESPLNLYYAMGIRNSFGMDFDPVTSNLWDTENGPTAGDEINLVYPGFNSGWSLIQGFSKNDFMVTGATPDDLVYFGKGSYSEPKFSWVTPIGVTALEFLNSSKLGTGYQNNMFVGDINNGLLYRFVLNEARNDLSFDNGYAENTGPLADREVNDPKENQPIVFGQGFGGITDLQTGPDGYLYVLSYTGSLFRILPSSGNITNWTSTASIGTTTKGQQQEQLDNNDQINSQNDNSVPAVIVGINGDSSYSPNPISIEKGQTITWYNGDTISHTVTSGQDNDKDAGEVFDSGAIISNQYFSFKFDDSGEYQYYCIYHPSMVGEVKVD, encoded by the coding sequence TTGCTAAAAAAAACAAGTAGTAAATTATTTGTTTTATCTGCTCTTTGCATATTTTTATTATTTTATTCAAATTATTCTACGATTAATTTATCCTATGGAGCATATGCTAAAGCTCCTGTAGCGCCCAATGGACCCACTGTAAAAGATAAAGTGCTCAAGGTGGAAAAAGTAACCGACGGATTAGAAAAGCCTACGAGTATGGCATTTTTAGGACCTAACGATATTCTGGTCACTGAAAAAGAAACCGGGAAGGTAATGCATGTTATAGATGGTCAGATACAGGATACTCCAGCAATTGATGTATCTGTGGCTACTGACATAGAAAGAGGTTTACTAGGTATTGCTTTAGCAAAACAACCAGATGGAAAAATCTATGTTTTCCTATCTTATACTGAATCAGGCAACGATGCAGATGGTAGCGATTTTGAAGACAATGTTGACCCATCAGGTAATAGATTATATCGTTATGAATACGTTGACGGGCAACTGGAAAATCCTACTCTGCTACTAGATCTTACTGCAATTCCAGATAATGGTAGAGGAGAGCACAATGGAGGCAAAATCCGAATTGGTCCGGATAATAACGTCTACTACATAGTAGGAGAAGTGGGAGGACATAGGACCCAAGCACAGAATATTGAAGATGGTCCAGAGCCAAATGGACTTGGCGGTGTACTCAGAGTTACTCAGGATGGCGATATCGTAAAGGGCGATGTCATATTTGGCGATGAATCCCCTCTTAATTTGTACTATGCAATGGGTATTCGCAACAGTTTTGGTATGGACTTTGATCCCGTGACCAGTAATCTATGGGATACTGAGAATGGTCCGACGGCGGGCGATGAAATCAATTTAGTCTATCCCGGCTTTAATAGCGGTTGGTCATTGATTCAAGGATTTTCAAAGAATGATTTTATGGTTACTGGAGCAACACCTGATGACTTGGTATATTTTGGGAAAGGATCATATTCTGAGCCAAAATTCTCTTGGGTTACACCAATAGGCGTTACAGCATTGGAATTCTTGAATTCCAGTAAGTTAGGAACAGGATATCAGAATAACATGTTTGTAGGCGACATAAATAATGGTCTTTTGTATCGATTTGTTCTTAATGAAGCACGAAATGACCTATCCTTTGATAATGGATATGCAGAAAATACAGGACCACTTGCAGATAGAGAAGTTAACGACCCCAAAGAAAATCAACCCATAGTATTTGGTCAAGGTTTTGGCGGTATAACAGACCTACAAACAGGTCCAGATGGATACCTGTATGTTTTAAGTTATACTGGTTCTCTATTTAGAATCTTGCCTTCTTCTGGTAATATAACAAATTGGACTAGCACAGCCTCCATCGGTACAACAACTAAAGGTCAGCAACAAGAACAGTTGGACAATAATGATCAAATCAATTCTCAGAATGACAATTCTGTTCCTGCAGTCATAGTAGGAATAAATGGTGATAGTTCCTACTCTCCTAATCCTATTTCAATAGAAAAAGGTCAAACAATTACATGGTATAACGGCGATACTATATCCCATACAGTAACCTCAGGACAAGATAATGACAAGGATGCAGGAGAAGTCTTTGATTCAGGTGCAATAATATCCAACCAATATTTCAGCTTTAAATTTGATGATTCCGGTGAATACCAGTACTATTGCATTTATCACCCTTCAATGGTTGGTGAAGTAAAAGTAGATTAA
- a CDS encoding pentapeptide repeat-containing protein: MSLSYHLHHCHLHHCHLHHCHLHHCHLHHCHLHHCHLHHCHLLSLLLSNSQNSLLSLHPSI; encoded by the coding sequence ATATCGCTTAGTTACCATCTCCACCACTGTCATCTCCACCACTGTCATCTCCACCACTGTCATCTCCACCACTGTCATCTCCACCACTGTCATCTCCACCACTGTCATCTCCACCACTGTCATCTGCTATCTCTCCTCCTGTCAAACTCGCAAAATAGTCTATTGAGTTTACATCCTTCCATTTGA
- a CDS encoding NRAMP family divalent metal transporter, translating to MSIKSFLKSLGPGLITGTADDDPSSIATFAQAGAKFGLGMLWTVIYLIPLIIVIQEICARIGLLTGSGLGTIIKKKYSRKIVLPLISLLLVANTINVGADIGAMAASASLMFPQISLNIFSIFFTAFIIIAIIMIPYKRYIKILKYLTLSLLTYIVTALIVGGNWYQILIATIVPHVEFTADFATMLVAILGTTISPYLFFWQASEEAEEEVVHHKIKEIGKGKPKVSKKEIKSMGTDTMVGIGFAHLITWAIIVTTAGSLHDNGITEIQSAEQAAKSLEPLVQSFPNSGEIAKSIFAIGIIGTGLLSIPVLATSTAYGLSDTFGWKQGLSQKFGQAKAFYLVIIICGIIGLGMNFLGINPITALIYASVINGVVSVPIIFVVMKLSNDKEILKENTNGRLTNIIGWTTFVIMSISTIIMFITFGI from the coding sequence ATGTCAATAAAGTCCTTTCTCAAGTCTTTGGGACCTGGCTTAATTACAGGGACAGCCGATGACGATCCATCAAGTATTGCAACATTTGCTCAGGCTGGAGCAAAGTTTGGACTGGGAATGCTATGGACAGTGATTTATCTAATTCCTTTGATAATAGTAATTCAAGAAATATGTGCTAGAATCGGTTTGTTAACTGGGAGTGGCCTTGGAACAATCATCAAAAAAAAGTATTCTAGAAAAATTGTCTTACCCCTCATTTCTCTCCTTTTAGTTGCAAATACAATAAATGTTGGAGCTGACATTGGTGCAATGGCTGCATCGGCTAGCCTTATGTTCCCTCAAATATCTTTGAATATTTTTAGCATATTTTTTACTGCATTTATTATAATTGCAATTATTATGATACCTTATAAAAGATATATTAAAATATTAAAATATTTGACTCTTTCACTTTTAACATATATAGTAACAGCATTGATTGTAGGAGGTAATTGGTATCAAATTTTAATCGCTACTATAGTTCCCCATGTTGAATTCACCGCTGACTTTGCAACCATGCTTGTAGCTATTCTTGGAACCACTATTTCTCCTTACTTGTTTTTTTGGCAAGCTTCTGAAGAAGCTGAAGAAGAAGTTGTACACCACAAGATAAAGGAAATAGGTAAAGGAAAACCCAAGGTTTCAAAAAAAGAAATAAAATCAATGGGAACAGATACCATGGTTGGAATTGGTTTTGCACATTTGATCACATGGGCAATAATTGTTACTACAGCAGGAAGTCTCCATGACAATGGTATTACAGAAATACAAAGTGCCGAACAAGCCGCAAAATCACTCGAACCTCTGGTACAGTCTTTCCCTAACTCTGGAGAAATTGCCAAATCAATTTTTGCGATAGGTATTATTGGAACTGGTCTTTTATCTATACCTGTACTGGCCACTTCTACTGCATATGGATTATCGGATACTTTCGGTTGGAAACAAGGGTTAAGTCAAAAGTTTGGACAGGCAAAGGCGTTTTATTTAGTTATAATCATATGTGGAATAATCGGTTTAGGTATGAATTTTCTTGGTATTAACCCCATTACAGCACTAATATATGCCTCAGTTATTAATGGAGTTGTATCAGTGCCCATTATTTTTGTAGTTATGAAACTATCTAATGATAAAGAGATTCTTAAGGAAAACACAAATGGACGTCTTACAAATATTATTGGTTGGACCACCTTTGTTATAATGTCTATTTCTACAATTATTATGTTCATTACTTTTGGAATATAA
- a CDS encoding cache domain-containing protein — protein MDKVKKIGIISVILILSLSVGLLIYNQSITEESVRDRFIEEEKERQLESTKSISNHIQSDLNLVITMLDGLATSKYFQEGDLMGTEPETLLKEKYFGYSDIVNRLFVIDKDGVVRMSLAPRGTETFLGQDFSLRNWVKDTKTNLSLTLSGGFERQGIYREFITYPIVNRESNEYIGMVGAAIPTEPFFAKYGNVELGDRQFLVAFDRSGTILANGADKKLMGQNYFGDYVQDFINRNTILNNLTHALLMGNSGYAIYDYGRGERLTTQSPIIIGDRPEFFIQIVTPTDQIHSQIRHVISDENIKMITLFTSTFAAVVVLIILLAKWNNTLIKEVEKKTRELFEAEKRRKEIEESLESMKEYVNDVLKEAKTAMHIRRLRGFGGRKNVF, from the coding sequence TTGGACAAAGTTAAGAAAATTGGTATAATATCAGTAATCTTGATTTTATCTCTATCCGTAGGATTACTTATCTACAATCAGAGCATCACTGAGGAATCGGTTAGAGACAGGTTCATTGAGGAGGAGAAGGAGAGGCAACTTGAGTCCACAAAGAGCATTTCCAATCATATCCAGTCAGATCTTAATCTTGTAATTACTATGTTAGATGGATTAGCTACATCTAAATACTTTCAAGAAGGTGATTTAATGGGAACAGAACCAGAAACGTTACTAAAAGAAAAGTACTTCGGCTACAGCGATATTGTAAATCGGCTCTTTGTGATTGACAAGGACGGAGTAGTACGCATGAGCTTAGCACCTAGAGGAACTGAAACCTTCCTGGGACAAGACTTCTCGCTAAGAAACTGGGTCAAAGACACCAAGACCAACCTCAGTCTAACACTATCTGGCGGATTTGAAAGACAGGGTATCTATAGGGAATTCATAACATATCCGATAGTCAATAGAGAATCGAACGAATATATAGGAATGGTAGGAGCCGCTATTCCCACCGAGCCCTTTTTTGCAAAATATGGAAATGTGGAACTCGGGGACAGACAATTTCTGGTCGCTTTTGATCGATCTGGGACCATCTTAGCCAATGGTGCGGACAAGAAATTGATGGGGCAGAACTATTTTGGGGACTATGTACAGGATTTTATAAATCGCAATACAATATTGAACAATCTTACGCACGCTCTCTTGATGGGCAACTCGGGCTACGCTATTTATGACTATGGAAGAGGAGAAAGACTGACTACTCAATCTCCTATCATCATCGGAGATAGACCTGAATTTTTTATACAGATTGTAACACCGACGGACCAAATTCACTCACAAATTCGACACGTAATTTCCGACGAGAATATAAAGATGATAACCTTATTTACTTCAACCTTTGCTGCCGTAGTAGTATTGATAATACTTCTAGCTAAGTGGAACAACACTCTCATCAAAGAAGTTGAAAAAAAAACGAGAGAACTATTTGAGGCTGAAAAAAGAAGAAAGGAAATAGAGGAATCTCTCGAGTCGATGAAAGAATACGTAAATGATGTATTGAAGGAGGCAAAAACTGCCATGCACATCAGGAGACTCAGAGGCTTTGGAGGAAGAAAAAACGTATTCTAA
- a CDS encoding extracellular solute-binding protein — protein MLRSALITAIGVLAVSILANYSLSFGSNLQQIDNSSNKENVTLSAILEDQGDPARWNSLIGPALDRLREGHPDITINIDYRTFPYNETREKLLSTLSDHIPIDLITLDQIWLGEFAEDRLIADLTNYTQTWGRQKDWYEVNWDGGAVDKNIYGIWAWTDVRGIWYWKDLLDEASVDPNSLKTWDGYIAAAKQLNSVLRPKGIEGVHLTGAGHSPDLWYPYLWMLGGNILQEREGHPTKGTYWFPAFNNSEGVRAMKFIKDQVDAGIKPQKNHFWGEEFLDRKFAVMIEALQHHIPITTADSRTAFEERVGFIPMFPVPHEDNQTSTLMGGWLFSIPSTSTHKDLAWELITIMLEPDILGPYLVNHANLPTQIQIGEGPFSEEPMRVIPYYNDLISMIPSGHERPNIREYPQIAEFVKEALDSVLYKGADPKRSLDDAASASAKVLGWL, from the coding sequence TTGCTAAGATCCGCGCTTATTACCGCTATAGGGGTACTAGCAGTTTCCATTTTAGCGAATTATTCATTAAGTTTTGGAAGTAATTTACAACAGATAGATAACTCGTCGAACAAAGAGAATGTCACACTTTCCGCAATCCTTGAAGACCAAGGCGATCCAGCAAGGTGGAATTCGCTGATTGGACCAGCTCTGGATAGGCTTAGAGAGGGACATCCTGATATTACCATCAACATCGACTACAGAACTTTTCCTTATAATGAAACAAGAGAGAAGTTATTGTCGACTCTTTCGGACCACATCCCAATTGATCTTATTACGCTTGACCAGATCTGGCTTGGAGAGTTTGCTGAGGACCGATTAATTGCGGATCTTACAAACTACACACAAACCTGGGGTCGTCAGAAAGATTGGTATGAAGTAAATTGGGATGGCGGTGCAGTAGATAAGAATATCTATGGCATATGGGCATGGACTGATGTAAGAGGAATTTGGTACTGGAAGGATTTACTAGACGAGGCCTCTGTTGATCCTAACTCACTAAAGACATGGGACGGATATATCGCTGCGGCAAAGCAATTAAATTCAGTGCTTCGGCCTAAAGGGATAGAAGGGGTTCATCTTACAGGAGCTGGGCATTCCCCGGATCTATGGTATCCATATCTTTGGATGCTCGGTGGAAATATCTTGCAGGAGAGAGAAGGACATCCCACAAAAGGTACTTACTGGTTTCCTGCTTTTAACAATAGCGAAGGAGTAAGGGCGATGAAGTTTATAAAGGATCAGGTGGATGCGGGCATAAAACCTCAAAAGAATCATTTCTGGGGAGAGGAGTTTCTTGATCGAAAATTTGCTGTAATGATAGAGGCCCTACAGCATCACATACCTATAACGACTGCCGACAGCCGAACTGCATTTGAAGAGAGGGTCGGATTTATACCCATGTTTCCTGTTCCACATGAAGACAATCAGACTTCTACCTTAATGGGAGGTTGGTTGTTCAGTATACCTTCAACTTCAACTCACAAGGATCTCGCATGGGAGCTTATTACAATTATGCTAGAACCAGATATTCTTGGTCCGTATCTCGTAAACCATGCAAATTTGCCGACTCAGATCCAAATTGGCGAGGGTCCTTTTTCGGAAGAACCAATGAGGGTTATACCATATTATAATGATTTGATTTCAATGATTCCCTCTGGTCATGAGAGACCCAACATCAGGGAGTATCCTCAGATAGCTGAGTTTGTGAAGGAGGCACTAGATAGCGTTCTCTATAAGGGGGCGGACCCTAAACGATCTCTAGATGATGCTGCCTCTGCTTCTGCAAAAGTGCTTGGTTGGTTGTAA
- a CDS encoding amino acid permease: MSTKDNHSFTPIHPHQHNLVRSLNLLDIVMVGIAAMIGGAIFVLTGPAIGLAGSAVIIAFIINAIITLFTAMGYAELGSALPEAGGGYLWVREGLPRPNAFFSGWMSWLAHIIAGSLYAVGFGSFFASFLQSTGILSIDSLFGIIPIDKLFAVIAVAIFAFVNIRGTSETGKIGTVVTMFQLVAIVSIIVAGLWTMANNPSWPANFSDFMPMGLGGLAAAMGLTFIAFEGYEVIVQSGEEVKNPKRNIPRAIFISLALVVLMYCLVAFVSIGAIFPDAAPAWQFIGLNGELGISKAAELFMPYGFFVVLIGGIVSTLAALNATTFSSARVAFAMGRHYNLPHKLSEIHPKFKTPFMAVLLSTLIMAIMAYALPLEAIAQASAVIFLLLFTQVNASVIKIRRMYDNTLDYGFRTPFFPIIPVTGIVLMMGLALYLLVIAPFSWLITVLWALVGFAVYRILTFTKEIANYCPIVTTEGNLSRKDFRILIPYTADDPDRLIKYAIRIAREKDAEINIVRTITIPHQTPLSAGVAFIDSARNAFEPLRDLLNKENVVYHFLLRVSHDTTEAILSTIAEQKINLLIGDYEYIRASNKLQNLITCDYLAIRARRDDALLAVEREEFYKIQQSLGIRKNMVILYDDGDNSNEILRVTDYFANSGNFNLIVVALNRNTKMINEKKTEFNNTAERKEYKSDYLARKEYFKQAGVDFNEIYVSGEIEKDAMQFGKLLLESVLVYNPDLIITESSLGKYSLLSKSKFANLLIYQVRCPVIVVKDVAFPLIHFSMRIVKQITGRMNPLYLTKLTRRHNAK; this comes from the coding sequence ATGTCTACCAAAGACAACCATTCTTTCACCCCAATCCACCCACACCAGCATAATCTAGTTCGTTCTCTAAATCTATTAGATATTGTCATGGTTGGAATAGCCGCCATGATTGGAGGTGCCATTTTTGTGTTAACTGGCCCTGCTATTGGTTTAGCCGGAAGCGCAGTAATTATTGCCTTTATCATAAACGCCATTATTACCCTTTTTACTGCTATGGGTTATGCCGAGTTAGGCTCTGCATTACCTGAAGCTGGAGGAGGTTACCTGTGGGTTCGAGAAGGCCTTCCCAGGCCCAATGCTTTTTTTAGTGGATGGATGTCTTGGCTTGCTCACATAATCGCTGGGAGTTTGTATGCTGTTGGCTTTGGTTCTTTCTTTGCAAGTTTCTTACAATCAACCGGTATACTTTCTATAGATAGTCTATTTGGAATTATTCCTATTGATAAATTATTTGCAGTTATTGCTGTGGCGATATTTGCATTTGTGAATATTAGGGGAACTTCGGAAACAGGTAAAATTGGAACAGTCGTAACGATGTTTCAATTAGTAGCAATTGTTTCTATCATAGTCGCGGGTTTGTGGACAATGGCCAATAATCCTAGCTGGCCTGCTAATTTTTCTGATTTTATGCCAATGGGCCTAGGCGGCTTGGCCGCTGCGATGGGTTTGACATTTATTGCTTTTGAAGGCTACGAAGTTATCGTTCAGTCGGGCGAAGAAGTTAAGAATCCCAAAAGAAATATTCCAAGGGCAATTTTCATTTCCCTTGCTCTTGTAGTTTTGATGTATTGTCTTGTTGCTTTCGTTTCTATTGGTGCAATTTTTCCTGATGCTGCACCCGCTTGGCAGTTCATAGGATTAAATGGGGAATTGGGAATCTCAAAGGCCGCAGAACTATTTATGCCGTATGGATTTTTTGTCGTTTTAATTGGCGGCATAGTTTCTACATTAGCCGCTTTGAATGCTACAACATTTTCTTCTGCTCGAGTTGCTTTTGCTATGGGGAGGCACTATAATTTACCCCATAAATTAAGTGAGATACATCCAAAATTCAAAACGCCGTTCATGGCTGTTCTTTTATCAACATTGATAATGGCGATAATGGCTTATGCACTGCCACTTGAAGCCATAGCTCAAGCTTCTGCTGTAATTTTTCTACTTTTGTTCACACAGGTAAATGCCTCAGTTATTAAAATACGTAGAATGTATGACAACACACTAGACTACGGATTTAGAACTCCATTTTTCCCAATCATACCTGTAACTGGCATTGTATTAATGATGGGATTAGCACTTTATCTTTTAGTTATAGCTCCTTTTAGTTGGTTAATTACTGTCTTGTGGGCTTTAGTTGGTTTTGCAGTCTATAGGATATTGACTTTTACCAAAGAGATAGCGAATTATTGTCCAATCGTTACAACTGAAGGTAATCTTTCAAGAAAGGATTTTAGAATTTTAATACCCTATACTGCTGATGACCCTGACAGATTAATTAAATATGCAATTAGGATAGCTCGAGAAAAAGATGCAGAAATTAATATTGTAAGAACAATAACTATTCCTCATCAGACTCCACTGTCCGCAGGAGTGGCATTTATTGACTCAGCGAGAAACGCATTTGAGCCATTAAGAGATTTGCTTAATAAAGAAAATGTTGTTTACCATTTCCTCTTAAGAGTTTCTCATGATACCACTGAAGCAATATTATCCACAATAGCAGAACAAAAAATCAATTTATTGATAGGTGACTATGAATATATTAGAGCCAGTAATAAATTACAAAATTTAATAACGTGCGATTACTTGGCAATCCGAGCACGTAGGGATGATGCCTTACTTGCTGTAGAGCGGGAAGAATTCTATAAAATCCAACAATCTTTAGGTATTAGAAAAAACATGGTAATTCTTTATGATGATGGAGACAACTCTAACGAAATATTACGAGTAACTGATTATTTTGCAAATAGTGGAAACTTTAACCTTATTGTTGTAGCGCTAAACAGAAATACTAAAATGATTAATGAGAAAAAAACTGAATTCAATAATACTGCAGAAAGGAAGGAATACAAATCGGATTATTTAGCACGAAAGGAATATTTCAAACAGGCTGGAGTTGATTTTAATGAAATTTATGTTTCTGGGGAGATTGAGAAAGATGCCATGCAATTTGGAAAGCTCTTGTTAGAATCTGTTCTTGTGTATAATCCTGATTTGATTATTACAGAGTCAAGTTTAGGAAAATATAGTCTGCTGTCCAAATCAAAATTTGCTAATCTTTTAATATATCAGGTTAGATGTCCTGTAATCGTTGTAAAAGATGTCGCATTTCCGTTGATTCATTTTTCTATGCGAATAGTAAAACAAATTACTGGACGTATGAATCCTCTTTATCTAACAAAATTAACAAGGCGCCACAATGCAAAATAG
- a CDS encoding NADP-dependent oxidoreductase, whose protein sequence is MKSIQISKYGGSDVVDINNDAPIPRVSTDKVLVEVKASGVNPVDWKIREGYFQQMVPLQFPATLGTDFSGVIKELEQNVSTNFNIGDEVYGQASLLSGGSGSFAELALTNIKSIAVKPKTLNHIEASSLPLVGASTWQGLVDNIGLSKNQKILIHGGAGGIGTIAIQLAKHLGAYVGTTVKSEDKEFVKQLGADEIVDYTTQNFDDILHDYDAAFDTVGGETYKKSFKVLKNNGTIVSMLEQPDSNLMNQYGVKAIFQFTETTSERLTKLVQWIDQNNVKVNVEKTFPLSETAKALDYQKDNHPRGKVVITI, encoded by the coding sequence ATGAAATCAATTCAAATCAGCAAGTACGGTGGTAGCGACGTTGTCGACATAAATAATGATGCCCCTATACCAAGAGTGTCTACCGACAAGGTTCTTGTTGAGGTAAAGGCATCCGGGGTTAATCCGGTTGACTGGAAAATTCGTGAAGGATACTTTCAACAAATGGTTCCACTTCAATTCCCAGCTACATTAGGAACGGACTTTTCAGGCGTTATCAAAGAATTAGAACAGAATGTGTCAACTAATTTCAACATAGGTGATGAAGTCTACGGACAAGCTTCTCTATTATCTGGCGGTTCAGGGTCTTTTGCTGAATTGGCTTTGACCAATATTAAAAGTATAGCGGTTAAACCTAAAACTTTGAATCATATAGAAGCCTCTAGTTTGCCACTTGTTGGTGCTAGCACCTGGCAGGGGCTTGTCGATAACATTGGATTATCAAAAAATCAAAAAATCCTAATACACGGAGGAGCGGGAGGTATTGGTACAATAGCAATACAGCTCGCAAAGCATTTGGGAGCTTATGTGGGAACAACTGTAAAGTCAGAAGATAAGGAGTTTGTTAAACAGTTAGGCGCAGACGAGATAGTTGACTATACGACACAAAATTTCGATGATATTCTACATGACTATGATGCAGCATTTGATACTGTGGGCGGTGAGACCTACAAGAAATCCTTTAAAGTATTAAAAAATAATGGAACTATTGTTTCCATGTTAGAGCAACCAGATTCGAATTTGATGAATCAATATGGAGTCAAAGCGATATTTCAATTTACTGAAACAACGAGTGAACGATTGACTAAATTGGTACAATGGATAGACCAAAATAATGTCAAAGTAAATGTTGAAAAGACATTTCCATTATCTGAAACTGCCAAAGCTCTAGATTACCAAAAAGATAACCATCCTAGAGGAAAAGTGGTCATTACAATATGA
- a CDS encoding IS5-like element ISThar1 family transposase translates to MIDWPSYNRSLVQRGEILFSYDFLDGWGSEIENMNINKKGKPFVFPDSFILAIGYIRYLFHLPYRQTQGIIKATGKRLPANPPSYGHICKRINKLNIDIKRDKMDDDDDLIISIDSTGIKITNRGQWMDEKWNTQNRKGYLKIHVAVDIKTRKIIALEVTDEKVHDGKMLKKLVNHVLDSREPNTVKIKSVLADGAYDSNPNFVYLEDKKINPGIKVRRNSIVSPKNNRLRNNEVKLQAKDLLKWKTKRKYGQRWISETVFSAIKRMFGEYTSANRFQNMVKEIMIKVSLYNIFRRI, encoded by the coding sequence GTGATAGACTGGCCCTCTTACAATCGCTCATTAGTTCAACGCGGTGAGATCCTCTTCTCGTATGATTTCCTTGATGGTTGGGGTTCAGAGATAGAGAATATGAATATAAACAAAAAGGGTAAACCATTTGTATTTCCAGATTCTTTCATCTTGGCCATTGGTTACATTCGCTATTTATTTCACCTACCATACAGACAAACCCAAGGTATAATTAAGGCCACAGGAAAAAGGTTACCTGCTAATCCACCAAGTTATGGTCACATCTGTAAACGAATCAACAAGCTAAACATCGATATTAAAAGAGACAAGATGGATGACGATGATGACCTAATAATATCAATAGACAGTACAGGTATCAAGATTACTAACAGAGGTCAGTGGATGGATGAGAAATGGAATACACAAAATAGAAAAGGATATCTCAAGATCCACGTTGCTGTAGACATAAAGACCAGGAAAATCATTGCTTTGGAAGTGACAGATGAGAAGGTACATGATGGGAAAATGCTAAAGAAACTAGTCAATCATGTTTTGGATTCGAGAGAACCAAACACTGTAAAGATAAAATCGGTACTAGCTGATGGAGCCTATGATTCAAATCCAAACTTTGTGTATCTTGAGGACAAAAAGATCAATCCAGGTATAAAGGTAAGAAGGAACTCTATTGTTTCTCCTAAAAACAATAGGTTAAGGAACAACGAAGTAAAGTTACAAGCAAAGGATCTGTTGAAATGGAAGACAAAAAGAAAATACGGACAGAGATGGATATCTGAAACTGTGTTCTCAGCTATAAAGAGAATGTTTGGTGAATACACATCAGCAAACAGGTTTCAAAACATGGTAAAGGAGATCATGATAAAAGTATCATTGTATAACATTTTTAGAAGAATATAA